Below is a window of Streptomyces sp. WMMB303 DNA.
AGGCAGGGGGCTGACGGCTCCGGCGCCGAGGACGTTCGACGTCGTCAGGCGGCTGCCGCGGCACCGGGGGCGGCCGCCGAGGTACGGCGCCCGGTCTGGCCGGCACCGGTCGTACGGCGGCTGCCGCGCCCGCTCCGGCCGGTGCGGGCGGAGCCCGTCTCCGCCGGGCGGCGCGCGGCACGGCGCTCGTGTTCGACCTGGCGGCGGACCCGCTCGCAGCTCTTGGACAGCAGCCGGGAGACGTGCATCTGGGAGATGCCCAGCTCCTCGCCGATGCGCGACTGGGTCATGTCGCGGAAGTAGCGCAGATACAGCACCTGCCGCTGGCGCTCGGGCAGTTCACGCAGGCACGGCTTGACCGCCTCCCGCGCCACCACCGTGTCGTACTCGGGCTCCGAGGCCCCGAGCGTGTCGGCGAGCGAGAAGCCGTCGTCGGCGCTGCCCGCGACGGACGCGTCCAACGACAGCGAGCGGAAGCTGTCCAGCGCCTCCATCCCAGCGGCCACGTCCTCCTCGGACATGCCCGTGTGCTCGGCGATCCGCGCCACCGACGGCGGGCCTTCCTCCAGGCCCGCGGTCAATTCCCGGACGGCGTTCCGCACCTTGTTCCGCAGTTCCTGCACCCGCCTGGGGACATGCACGTCCCAGGTGTGGTCCCGGAAGTGCCGCCGGATCTCACCGGTCACGGTCGGCACGGCGAACGGCACGAACGGCGTCCCCTGCGCGGGGTCGTAGCGGTCCACCGCCTTGACCAGGCCGAGCGCGGCGACCTGCTCCAGGTCCTCCAGGGACTCGCCGCGGTTGCGGTACTTGGCGGCCAGCCGATGTGCCATCGGCAGCCACGCCTCCACCAGCCGGCTGCTCAGTTCCTCCCGCTCCGGACCCTCCGGGAGTGTGGCCAGCCGCGCGAAGTCCTCCGCGGTGTCGGGTGCGTCGTCGTGGCTGTGGCGGGTGCGCTGCGGACGGTACTTCACGGGGCACATGGGATCGGGCTCCTCCCGGTGTCGCTGACACGTGGACGATCGCGGGAGAAACGCCCGGGTGACACACCCGGGGGACCCTGGGGTCTCCTCCCGCGATGTGCCTGTACTCCCAAGCACGTGGAGTCTCGTGTATCCGACTCGGACTCCGGTAAACACCCCGACCTGTCAGGTGGACATCCGTTTCCTCCGAGCCGGTACGACTGCTGTCCGGGAGTTCCTGGGACTGTTCGGGGCTGCACGGGAGGGTACGGAGTTTGTGCGGATCTGTGCGGGACGGTCGGAGCCCGCCGCGGCGGCGGGCCCGCGTGGCGGGCCGACCGGGCCGGGGGCGTAAGGTCGGCGTCCGGCCATCTGCATCCCTGTGGATGGCCGGTTGTCTGCCCTTACCCTCACCAGGAGATTCCCCGCATGACGACCGACAGCGCCACCGGTCCGCCCATCTACAGCAGCCTGATCGAGGAGCACGGCGACGTGCCCGGTGATGTACGCCAGGCCGCCGAGGCACTCACGCAGGAAGCCGAGCAGGCGGTGGACTTCTCGCCCGTGCACCACCGCCACCCCAGTACCGGAAGACCGGAGTCAGCAGAGCCTCCGGCGGGTCGTCCCGCGCCTGCTCCTGCTCCTGCTCCTGAGCAGCCGCGCCGTAACGGACCGCCCGCGCCGAAGGCGCCGGCCGGGCCCGCCGGCCCGCGAGCCGGTCAGCTCCCCGGCCCCCCGGCCGGGGAGCGGCCGCAGCAGTACGCGACGGAGTAGTCGGGGCCCGGCGGCCCGGACCGGCACGCCCGCGGACCGGCGCCTTCCACGGAAGCGGTTCCGCGCCGGGACGGACCGCGCGGCTCACGGCGGTGCCGCCACGGTCGTCGGGCCGGTGCCGGTGGCCGGGTGACCCGCCGGTGCGTGCGCCGGGTCACCCGACCGGGGTCAGCGCTGTCCGCGCGACTCGCGGCGGTCCGGTGGGCCGCTTCCGGCGCGTCGGCCGGGCTCCGTCCGCACCTCGCGGAGGGCGGTGGCCAGGTGCTTGCGCACCGGCTTGGGGACGGCGGTGCCCTCGGCGCCGGACACCAGCGCGGCGGCCACGCTCCGCAGCTTGACGTTGGAGTGCTGGGACACCCGCACCAGGACCTGCCAGGCCGTCTCCGCGTCACACGGCGCCAGGGCCATCACCATGCCCCTGGCCTGGTCGATGGCGGGACGGCTCGTCAGCGCCTCCCGGAGCTGCCCGGCCTCCGTCTCGAGTTCGTCGATCCGCGCGGTCAGCTCCGCGCGCTCCCGCGCGGACAGCGGCCCGTCGCCGGGGTCCGCCGAGCCGTCCGGTTCCGCCCCGTCCACGTCGACGGGCTCGCGTTCGGCCTCGGTCCTGTGGGCCGGGGGCGCGGCCGACGTGGTCGCCTCGCCCAGCGGTACGGTTCTGGGCCGCGGGCATCCCGCGAGCGCAGCCGTACGCGCAGACCCGGTTGCGGCACTCATCAAGCTCTCCCAGCGTTCGGACGGCCCTTTCCGCGGAACCGCTGTGACAGCCGACCCGCGTACCGGGCTCCTCCGAGCGTGAACCCACCGGCCCGATACCAGCAACCCTGTGCCAACCGGGCATCGCAGCAGAAAAACGGCACCGGGGGCTGTGTCCCCAACCCGCCGGTGCCTCCGCGAGGCGAGCTCACTCCCGCGTACCGGTGCACGTTACCGCCGATCCGCAAGGGCAAACCCGACTGGGCCCGCGGCGCACCGGAAGTGGCAGCGGCCCACCGGGGGCGCCGGGTCGGAGTTCGGCCGGAAATCGCCCCTCGCCCCTCAGAATCCGCCCCCGAAGTCACCGCCGCCGAAGCCGCCGCCGCCGTCACCGAAGCCGCCGCCGAAGTCGCGCGGATCGGCGCCGCCCCCGGAGAAGTCACCGCCGAAGTCGCCTCCGCCGGAGGGGTCGCCGAGCCCGTCCGGGTACGGCCCGCCGAGCGCGCCGCCCAGCAGGGTGCCCATCAGCAGGCCGGGCAGCAGCCCCCCGCCGAAATACCCGGCGGCCCACGGCG
It encodes the following:
- a CDS encoding ANTAR domain-containing protein yields the protein MSAATGSARTAALAGCPRPRTVPLGEATTSAAPPAHRTEAEREPVDVDGAEPDGSADPGDGPLSARERAELTARIDELETEAGQLREALTSRPAIDQARGMVMALAPCDAETAWQVLVRVSQHSNVKLRSVAAALVSGAEGTAVPKPVRKHLATALREVRTEPGRRAGSGPPDRRESRGQR
- a CDS encoding SigB/SigF/SigG family RNA polymerase sigma factor — translated: MCPVKYRPQRTRHSHDDAPDTAEDFARLATLPEGPEREELSSRLVEAWLPMAHRLAAKYRNRGESLEDLEQVAALGLVKAVDRYDPAQGTPFVPFAVPTVTGEIRRHFRDHTWDVHVPRRVQELRNKVRNAVRELTAGLEEGPPSVARIAEHTGMSEEDVAAGMEALDSFRSLSLDASVAGSADDGFSLADTLGASEPEYDTVVAREAVKPCLRELPERQRQVLYLRYFRDMTQSRIGEELGISQMHVSRLLSKSCERVRRQVEHERRAARRPAETGSARTGRSGRGSRRTTGAGQTGRRTSAAAPGAAAAA